The DNA window TTGCAGATAATTCCACAGTGAAAGCATTCTTGGAGCGCTCCGGTGCTGAAGCGTTGCCATTGATACTTGTGGATGGAGAAGTGGCATTGGCAGGCCGCTATCCGAACCGCAACGAACTTGCACGCTGGACTGGGGCTGCTGTGGAGGAAAAAACTGAAGAATCCAGTTGCTGCGGCGGCTGTTGCTAACGCAAACCTGAGTCAATTGCATGACGCAACTCAAATTCCTCGATCAACCACCGCGATTTCTGTTCTTTACTGGCAAGGGCGGCGTCGGCAAAACTTCGTTGGCTTGCGCTACGGCGATAACGCTGGCCGATGCCGGTCAGCGGGTATTGTTGGTCAGCACCGATCCGGCTTCCAACGTAGGCCAGGTGTTCGGTATGACGATTGGCAATAAGATTGCAGCGATTACCGCAGTGCCTCGTTTAGCCGCTCTGGAAATCGACCCGCAAGCAGCAGCGCAAGTCTATCGTGATCACATTGTCAATCCGGTACGCGGGGTATTGCCGGACACGGTGGTCAAAGGTATCGAAGAGCAACTATCCGGTGCATGCACGACTGAAATTGCCGCTTTTGATGAATTTACCGCTTTGTTGGTCGATTCGGCGCTGACAGCGGATTACGATCATATTATTTTTGACACCGCCCCGACCGGCCACACCATACGGTTGCTGCAACTGCCCGGCGCATGGAGTGATTTTCTTGCGGAAGGTAAAGGCGATGCGTCCTGTCTTGGCCCGCTGGCCGGCTTGGAAAAACAACGCGCACAATACAAAGCGGCGGTAGATGCGCTCGCCGATTCGCAACGCACTCGGCTGATATTGGTGGCCCGAGCGCAGCAAGCCACGTTACGCGAAGTAGCGCGGACACATGAAGAATTGGCAGCCATTGGATTGACGAAACAATTTTTAGTCATCAATGGATTGTTTCCACAGGCAGAAACAGCACAGGATCCACTGGCAACTGCAATCTTCCAGCATGAGCAAAACGCTTTGGCAGCCATACCGGAAGTCCTCAGCCAATTGCCTTGCGATCATATTGCACTGAAACCGTTTAACCTGGTCGGATTGACAGCCTTGCGGAAACTATTGGTTGATGATCTGCCTGTCGATGGTGAAAATAAATCAAATCATCCTACCATCCCATTTCCCAGCTTATCCAAGCTAACCGATGAGATTGCCAAGGA is part of the Gammaproteobacteria bacterium genome and encodes:
- the arsA gene encoding arsenical pump-driving ATPase → MTQLKFLDQPPRFLFFTGKGGVGKTSLACATAITLADAGQRVLLVSTDPASNVGQVFGMTIGNKIAAITAVPRLAALEIDPQAAAQVYRDHIVNPVRGVLPDTVVKGIEEQLSGACTTEIAAFDEFTALLVDSALTADYDHIIFDTAPTGHTIRLLQLPGAWSDFLAEGKGDASCLGPLAGLEKQRAQYKAAVDALADSQRTRLILVARAQQATLREVARTHEELAAIGLTKQFLVINGLFPQAETAQDPLATAIFQHEQNALAAIPEVLSQLPCDHIALKPFNLVGLTALRKLLVDDLPVDGENKSNHPTIPFPSLSKLTDEIAKDGCGLIMLMGKGGVGKTTLAAAIAVNLAHRGLPVHLTTSDPAAHLSETLSGAMDNLLVDRIDPHIETERYRQRVLETKGAHLDAHGRALLEEDLRSPCTEEIAVFQAFSRIIREAGKKFVVMDTAPTGHTLLLLDATGAYHREVIKQMDPSIVHYSTPMMQLQNPKQTKIMLVTLAETTPVLEAANLQADLRRAGIEPWAWIINNSVAATTVRSPLLCQRASNELADIKTVSTTHAKRYAVVPLLQEEPVGIEKLLELFQSN
- the arsD gene encoding arsenite efflux transporter metallochaperone ArsD, giving the protein MTTIQIFDPALCCSSGVCGADADRELINFSADVDWAKQQGAAIERFNLAQQPMAFADNSTVKAFLERSGAEALPLILVDGEVALAGRYPNRNELARWTGAAVEEKTEESSCCGGCC